A genomic window from Punica granatum isolate Tunisia-2019 chromosome 2, ASM765513v2, whole genome shotgun sequence includes:
- the LOC116194083 gene encoding vesicle transport protein USE1-like: MGISKTEVNLRRLLAAAPKQQNQAKLAHYVATLREQLEQLAEERTPEGLPRIAKVTINDYSEKIEAIAAKLVAPSQDIEESHESFAASSSQGSSPKGVENHIPPSPGLRRRAMPSSHSDERTRKDTVEDPSGPVRLDATTQAHIEKHRNLQEDLTDEMVGLARQLKESSLLMNQSIENTEKILDSTERAVEHSLASTGRVNVRAGEIYSRSSKTSCFQWLLIFVMTMIFIMVVLLIRVT, translated from the exons ATGGGAATCAGTAAGACAGAAGTGAACCTGAGGCGGTTGCTCGCAGCTGCACCTAAGCAACAGAACCAGGCAAAGCTTGCTCAT TATGTCGCTACTTTACGGGAGCAATTGGAGCAATTGGCCGAAGAGAGAACTCCAGAAGGCTTGCCCAG GATCGCAAAGGTGACGATCAATGATTATTCGGAGAAGATTGAAGCGATCGCTGCAAAACTAGTGGCTCCTTCG CAAGATATAGAAGAATCCCATGAGTCCTTTGCAGCAAGTTCTTCCCAAGGGAGTTCACCTAAGGGAGTAGAAAACCACATACCCCCATCCCCGGGGTTGAGAAGAAGAGCCAT GCCCTCCTCGCATTCTGATGAAAGAACTCGCAAAGATACAGTGGAGGACCCATCAGGACCCGTAAGGCTTGATGCCACAACACAAGCTCACATTGAGAAGCACAG AAATCTTCAAGAGGATCTGACTGACGAGATGGTCGGGTTAGCAAGACAACTGAAAGAAAGCAGTCTCTTGATGAATCAATCTAttgaaaacaccgaaaaa ATCCTTGATTCTACAGAGAGAGCAGTCGAGCACAGCCTGGCAAGCACGGGTCGGGTCAATGTGCGGGCAGGTGAGATATACTCGCGGAGTTCAAAAACAAGCTGCTTCCAGTGGCTCCTCATCTTTGTGATGACTATGATATTCATCATGGTTGTACTTTTGATTCGGGTCACTTAG